One Papaver somniferum cultivar HN1 unplaced genomic scaffold, ASM357369v1 unplaced-scaffold_76, whole genome shotgun sequence genomic window carries:
- the LOC113344359 gene encoding uncharacterized protein LOC113344359, producing the protein MGYNDSNLAPAEYHIFGFNGISTNPKGEITVTIPVNSLETIVTFSVVEVDTPYNAIIGRPWIHGVRGITSTFHQCIRFPVPNSIGEIKGDVTMAKKCQDLNVRHR; encoded by the coding sequence ATGGGGTACAATGACTCAAATCTCGCTCCAGCAGAATACCACATCTTTGGATTTAACGGGATATCAACAAATCCAAAGGGCGAAATCACGGTAACAATACCTGTGAACTCACTGGAAACAATAGTTACATTCAGTGTTGTAGAAGTAGATACCCCTTACAACGCGATTATTGGGCGACCTTGGATACACGGAGTCAGAGGGATCACATCCACCTTTCATCAATGCATTCGTTTTCCTGTCCCGAATAGCATAGGAGAAATCAAGGGGGACGTCACAATGGCAAAGAAGTGTCAAGACCTTAATGTGCGACATCGGTAA
- the LOC113344360 gene encoding guanine nucleotide-binding protein subunit beta-like protein, translating into MLREEECYFEGLVSLRSGTFVGEEKEREESKVVSCISSASIVNLGLTLILQGTLVGHSDMVTAIACPTDNPNMIVSSSRDKSILVWTLNKQEGNYGVPKRRLTGYNHFVQDVALSSDTQFALSGSWDGELRLWDLNTGVTTRRFVGHTKDVLSVAFSTDNNQIVSTSRDRSIKMWNSLGECTYTIQDGVSHTDWVSCVRFSPKTFEPIIVSASWDKPVKVWNLISCTLNYTLAGHGGYVNTVAVSPDGSLCASGGKHGAALVWDMDGEGEKLYSLDAGGIIHGLCFCPTRYWLCAAREAGVKIWDLESKSLVQDLKVEPEPGKNKAVYCSSVNWSSDGNTLFAGYTDGSIRVRGY; encoded by the coding sequence ATGCTGCGCGAAGAAGAGTGCTACTTTGAAGGCTTAGTTTCACTTAGATCTGGTACTTTtgtaggagaagaaaaagaaagagaggaATCAAAGGTTGTGAGCTGCATTTCTTCTGCCTCTATTGTAAACCTTGGACTAACCCTAATCCTTCAGGGAACACTAGTAGGTCACAGTGACATGGTCACAGCCATTGCTTGTCCAACCGACAACCCCAACATGATCGTTTCATCATCTCGTGACAAGTCGATCCTTGTTTGGACTCTGAATAAACAAGAAGGTAACTATGGAGTTCCTAAACGTCGTCTTACAGGTTATAATCATTTCGTTCAAGATGTTGCATTATCATCTGATACTCAGTTTGCATTATCTGGTTCATGGGATGGTGAACTACGTCTTTGGGATCTCAACACCGGTGTTACTACACGTAGATTCGTTGGTCATACTAAAGATGTATTATCAGTTGCTTTCTCTACTGATAACAATCAGATTGTTTCTACTTCAAGGGATCGTTCGATTAAGATGTGGAACTCTCTGGGTGAATGTACGTATACAATCCAGGATGGTGTTTCACATACTGACTGGGTGAGTTGTGTTAGGTTTAGCCCAAAAACATTTGAACCAATTATCGTTTCTGCTTCATGGGATAAGCCTGTAAAGGTTTGGAATTTGATTAGTTGTACGTTGAACTATACTTTAGCTGGACATGGTGGGTATGTGAACACTGTTGCTGTTTCACCTGATGGTTCATTATGTGCAAGTGGTGGTAAACATGGTGCTGCGTTGGTGTGGGATATGGATGGCGAGGGTGAGAAATTGTATTCACTTGATGCTGGTGGTATTATCCATGGTTTGTGTTTTTGTCCAACTAGATACTGGCTTTGTGCTGCTAGGGAGGCAGGAGTTAAGATTTGGGATCTTGAGAGTAAGAGTCTCGTTCAGGATTTGAAAGTCGAACCTGAGCCAGGAAAGAACAAGGCGGTTTACTGCTCAAGCGTGAATTGGAGTTCGGATGGAAATACTCTTTTCGCTGGGTACACAGATGGCTCCATTAGAGTTCGGGGTTACTAA